The Armatimonadota bacterium DNA segment AGCGTCACGACCACGATCACCAGCGACGAGGTCTGGGGCAGAATATGCCGCACTATTATCCGGAAGTCGTCGAGCCCCGCCGCCTTGGCCGCCAGGACGTACTCGCGCTCCTTGAGCGATAGAACCACACCTCGGATGAGCCGCGAGAACCCGGCCCAGCCGATGAAGGACAGGATCAACGTGATCAGGTAGAACCGCGTGGTACACCCCACCGCCGACGGCAGCACGGCGCTGAGCGTCAGCAACAGGTAGAACTCGGGGAAGGCAATGATGATCTCCGACAGGCGCATCATGACATTGTCCGCCCTGCCGCCGTAGTAGCCAGCCAGGCCGCCATAGATCATGCCGATTGGAATGGTGATGGCCGCTGCCATGATGCCGATTGTAAGCGAAATGCGCGAGCCGTAGAGGATGCGGCTGAACTGGTCCCTGCCCGACTGGTCCGTTCCCATCAGGAAGATGCGGCCGGGCTCGTCCACCCCAAAGAAGTGCAGCGTAGAGGGGACAACGCCAAACAACCGGTAGGGCTCTCCGCGCACGAAGGTCCGCACATAGTACCTGCGCGTCTGGTCCACGTCGAACCTGCGCAGCCCTGGGTCGGCCAGCGTCGTCCCGTGGACGAACGGCCTCAGGCTGAATCCCTGTTCATCGCGAAATGTGGGAATGATCGGCGGGTGGAAGAAGCGCTCCCGGTCTGAGAAGTCCAACGTGTACGGCGCCAGGAACTCGGCGAAGACGGCCAGGGTGTAGAGCACGATCAGCACCCCGCCGCCGAACAGTGCCATTCGGTGCTTGCGGAGCTGCCGCCAGGCGAGACGCACCTGCGTGCGCACCTGTCCGTCCGCCGCCGGCTCCGGCAGCGTCGGACGCGTCTGCCGGAACGCGCTCCTTGCGCCCTGAGTCATGCTGTACCCGTACCTCCTAGTCGTACCGTATGCGGGGGTCGCTCACCACGAGCAGCACGTCCGCTATGAGGTTTCCCGCGACCAGCGTCACCGAACCGATCACCAGCGACGCCATCACCACGTAAAGGTCCTTCTGAATCGTCGCCTCCACGATCAGCTTGCCGATTCCGGGCCATCCCATCACGTTCTCCAGGATCGCCGAGCCGCCCAGGAGCCCGCCCAGACTGAACCCGAAGATCGTGATCAGGGGATTGATGGCGTTGCGCACCGCGTGCCTGTTTATGACCGCCCTCTCGGCCAGGCCCTTGCTCCGGGCGGTTCGGACGTAGTCCTGGCGCAGCACCTCCAGCAGGTTCGCCCGCATCTGGCGCATCAGGCCGGCCACGCTCAGCACGCCCAGGACCAGCACCGGCAGCACCATGTGGTGGGCCACATCCAGGATCTTCCCCCACCAGGGCAGGAAGTCGTGGTCAATGCTGGTCATGCCGCCGATTGGGAACCAGCCCGTTCTGAACGCCAGGTAGAGCAGGAACAGCCCAGAGAAGAAGGTCGGGGTCGAGATGCCCAGGTACGCGGAGAACGAGAGCACGTTGTCGGATGCCGAGTACTGCCGCCGGGCAGCGTGTATCCCCAGCGGTATGGCGATTGCCCAGGCAACCGCGAACGACACCGCGTTCAGCAGCACCGAGTTCATCAACCGCGACCCAATGAGCCAGATCACCGGCACCTGGAACGCGAACGAGTAGCCGAAATCCAGTCGGAGCGCGTTCCATAGCCATCTGAGGTACTGGATGTGCAGCGGCTGGTCCAACCCGAAGCTCGTGCGCATCCGGTCCACGGTCTCGGTGCTGACCACCGGGTTCATGCGGGCCTCGGCCAGAAAGTCCCCCGGTGAAAGCTGGATGATGGCGAAAGAGATCAGCGTGATCCCCAGAAGCATTGGGATCAGGTGGAGCAGACGGCGCGCGATGTGCCTGAGCATCGGCATCGGGCAGGAGGGGCCGAAGCCCCTCCTGCCCTGTAGGGCCTACCTGTACGGGGTCCGGTAGTACAGCTCCTCGATGTCCGCGGTGCTGCCGCCCAGGCCGAGCCGGATGTTGCCCAGCGTGTTGCGCACGGCCGGCTGGGTGAGCGTTGTGGCGAAGTAGATCATCGGAACCTGCTCGGCCACGATCTCCTGCCAGCGGTTGTAGAGCTGCTTGCGCTTGTTCTGGTCCACCATCTGGGCGGCCTGGTCGAAGATGCGGTCAATCTCGGTCTCCCAGTCCGTCGCCGGGGACTCCTGGCGCGGGTGCCACATGTGGAGCGAGCCGGTCGAGCGCCACACGTTCTGGCCTGTGTGCGGCTCCAGCCCGCCGGTCAGCCCGATGATGATCGCCTCCCAGTTGAAGGTGCCGGTCAGCTTGCCCACCAGTGTGTTGAACGCCTCGGGAGCGAACGTGACACGCATCCCCAGTTTGGTCAGGTCCTGGCGCACCAGGTTGCCGATCGCTTCGCGGTCGGTGTTCCCGGCGTTGGTGGCCATGGTGAACTCGACGATGTTGCCGGCCGGGTCGCGGAGCAACCCGTCGGAGCCCTTTGAGAACCCTGCCTCACGGAGCAGCGCCTCGGCGCGCGCCACATCGTAGGCGTAGCGGCGCGTGTTCGGGTTGAAGAAGAACTTGTTGGCAGGGCTGACCGGGCTGAACTGTGCGGTCGCCCGTCCCGCGTACACCTGGCGGGCAATGGCGTCACGATCAACCGCGTGGCTGACCGCCTGCCGGAACTTCGCGTTCTGGAACCAGGCCAGCTTGGGGCCGGAGATCCCCTTGGGGTTCTGGTTGAAGACCAGGAACTCGGTGGAGAAGGTGGGCGGTCCGTCGAAGATCGTGAAGTTGCCGGCGGTCTCCTTCTGCTTGAACTCCGCGAACTCGCGCGGCCGCGCGGCATAGAAGTCGGTCTCCTTGGCCTCGAACTTGAGCCGGGCGGCGTCGAGATTCGGTACGACGACGATGACCAGGCGGGCCAAGTAGGGCAGCCGCTGGCCCTTCTTGTCCACCCTGTAGTACTTGGTGTTGCGCAGGAACACGATCCGCTGCCCCGGGACGTACTGCTGCATCACATAGGGTCCCTGGCCGATGATCTCGCGCGGCGGCGTGGCCACGCTCCAGGTGCGGTTGAACTCGGAGGCGCCCTGCTTGAGCGCGCCTTCCAGTTTGTGCTTGGGCAGGACGCTGAAGCCGATCGTTCGTAGGAACGGTCCAAACGGTTGCTCGGTCTTGAACTCAACCGTGAACTGGTCCACCTTCTTGTACTGGATCGGCTTGCCGGCGATCGTCAGCACGTCAGGCAGACTGGACTGCACGCCCTTGGTGAAGGCCGCGTCCAGCGTGAAGACCACGTCGTCGGCCGTCACCGGAGCGCCGTCGTGCCAAGTAACGCCCTTGCGCAGCTTGAACCGCCAGGTGCGCCCGTCCTTGCTCACGGTCCAGGACTCGGCCAGCGCACCCTCGATCTCGGTCGAGATCCGGTTGGTCTCAACCAGCCCATCGAAGGAGTAGCCCAGGGGCACCGTGGACGAGGTTTCCTGAGCCACCACCGCGTTGAACGTCCGCGGGTCGGAGATCGAGGTGGTAACGTAGGTGCCGCCGAACCGCCCGACCTCGCCCTCGGCGACGACGGGGTTCAGGATATCCGGCAGCGTCAGTTTGGGGGGCTGGGCGACCACCGGCGTGGAAACTACAAGCGCGCCGGCGATCGCCATCACCGCCAGTCTGAGAACCATCCCTCTCATGTCACACCTCCTTATCCCGGGCCCCGGGAGAGGGCCGGGCTGGGCCTCCAAACGCCTTGCCTTCCTCACCTCAAGTATAACAGCGCAGTCAGCGGTAACTGTATAACTACGCCGGGCCTGGGGCAACTCCTGCAGCGGGTCACTCGGCGCGCTCTAGAGGGGCGTAGCTCAGCGCCAGGCGCTTAACCGCGCCGGAAAACCGGACGGTCACTATTGCCGCTTCGCCCTCCCCTTCCGTGTCCAGCACCTCGCCGTCGCCGAACTTCGAGTGCCGGACGCGCATCCCCACCTCGAAGTGCGTCAGCGAACGGCGCGCGTCCAGTCGGCTCCTGCCGCTCCCTGGAGCCGCGGCCTGCCCAGGGCCGGGACGTGCCGGCCACTCCACGGTCGGACGGACCGCGCCCGCGGTCAACTCGGGCGGGACCTCCTCCAAGAAGCGCGAAGGCAGCGCCATGTTGGGCGCGCCGAAGGTCGCGCGCGTGCGTGCATGGGTTAGATACAGCCGGTGCTTGGCTCGCGTGAACCCCACATAACAGAGGCGTCGCTCCTCGTCCAGCCCGCCCTCCTCTTCCAGCGCGCGGACGTGCGGGCAGAGGCCCTCCTCCAGCCCGGTGACGAACACGGCAGGGAACTCCAGGCCCTTGGCGCTGTGCAGCGTCATAAGGGTCACACGGTCGAGGTCGTCCCGGTGGGTGTCCACATCGGCTACGAGTGCCAGGTGCTGGAGGAAGGCTGCCAGGCCGGGCTCGCCTGCGGACTCCTCGATCTCGCGCGCGACGGTCACGAGCTCACGCACGTTCTCCAGCCGGCTGAAGGCCTCCTCGGTGCCCTCGGCCTGCAGCATCGCCTGGTAGCCCGTCTGTGCGATAGCGCGGGTGATCACGTCGCCGGCCGGCAGCACGGCAGCGGCCTCGCTCAGGCCGGCAATCAGGCCGGCAAACGCCTCCAGCGTGCGGGCAGCGGCGCGCGGCAGGCCATCGGTGATCTCGGGCCGCCGCATCGCCTCCAGCATCGTGCACCCGGCGGCCCGGGCGCTGCTCGTGAGGCGGGCCAGGGAGACGTCCCCGATGCCCCTGCGCGGCGTGGCAAGTGCGCGCCGCAGATTGACCTCGTCACCGGGTGCCACGGCCAGGCGCAAGTAGGCCAGGATGTCCTTGATCTCCTTGCGCTCGTAGAAGCGCACGCCGCCCACGACCTGGTAGGGAATACCGGCCTTGAGGCACTCCTCCTCCAGGAGCCGGGACTGGGCGTTGGTCCTGTAGAGCACCGCGATCTCCCGCAGTCGCACACCATCTGCGGCCAGGGCGCGGACCTGCTCGGACACGAACCTTGCCTCGTCGCTGCCGTCCAGCGCGTCGTAGACCTGTACCGGCAGGCCCTCCTGGTTGCCGGTCCATAACTCCTTGGCATGCCGGTGAGGGTTGTGCCGGATCACCGCGTGCGCCGCGGCCAGGATCGTCTTAGTCGAGCGGTAGTTCTGGGTCAGCGCCACGACCTTCGCGTCCGGGTAGTCGCTCTCGAACTCCAGGATGTTGCGGACGTCCGCGCCGCGCCAGCGGTAGATCGAGTTGTGCACCAGCACGCCGTTGGCCACGAATGTCCTCAGGTCGGGCACATCCAGATCGAAAACGGGCCCTTCGTAGTGCCCCATGGTCCGGGTCGTCACCTCGTCCTCCACCACACGCCCGCCATGCACGACCGCCAGCCGCATGCCCGGATGGAGGTGCCCGAGTGGCAGGACGAGGTGGACAGGCCGTGATCGCGATGCCGCCTGCCCGGTCGCTGCCGATCCGCCCGCAACACGGGCGCGCAGCACCGGCTCCCCTTCCACCGTCGCCGCGAGGTCCCGAGCCATACGCCACCCGGCGTCGTAGTCACGGCAAATCTCCGCGCCCGACGTCACCAGTTGAATGCGGTGATCGTGCCAGGGGCGCTGCTGGTAGGTGCGACCGTCGCCAAACATCGTGAAGTGCACGAGCCGCCGGGTCGTCTGGCCCCTGATCACGGCCCCAGAACGATGGTGGGGATATTCGGGGAACATCTCCAGGTCCGACAGCAACCGGTGCGCGCGATCCTCGGTCTCGATCTCTCGAAAGATGCGATCCACGTGGGGCTGTCCGATCTGCATCCGCCGGCCGCGGACCTGAAAGACGGTCGTGGGGATCCCGTACCTGAACGCGTAGAGCTGCTCGATGTAGGCTGCCTCCGCCTCATCGTGGGACGCGGCCAGCACCCAAAGGCGCTCTGCGACCTCACCGTTCAGTCTCAGCGCGAGACCACTGTCCACCCCGCCCGGTGTCCTGCTGCGTACGCCGCGGGTGCGTCCGATTCTGTATCCCACGCCACGCCGGTGCATGAGATAGACATAGTGGAGGTCTGGATGAGGAACAAGCCTGGCAAAGACGAGATGGTTGGGCGTCGCGGCCAGCCTCAACCCGCCCGCCGTTTCCACGGTCACGACGGGCCCGCGATATTCACGCCGCAGCGGTGCGGCGGTGCGCGCCGGGGCCAGGCGGCCGGATCCGCAGGCCGCCTGAATGATTGAGCCTTCCTCGATGGACTCGATGGACGTCGCACCTGGAGTGGGCGTTGCACCTGGCGGAGAGGCCTGCCCGGAGCTTGCCATCGCGATCAGCGTGCCCGCAGGCAGGCACTGGTCGTCGTCTCCCACCACGGTCACGTTCCGATGCCCGCCCGCCAGCGCGCGCACAAGCAGGTACTGCGCGTGGTTGGTGTCCTGGTACTCGTCCACCAGCACGTGCTCGAAGCGATCCTGGTACCTGCGGAGCACGTCCGGATGCTCATCGAACAGCCGCAGCACCTCGCACATCAGGTCGTCGAAGTCCAGCGCGCCCTGGGCGCGCAGCTCTGCCTGGTACGCCTGCCAGACCCTGGCCGTCGCCTCCTCCATGAACGTTGAGGCGCGGGCGGCGTACCGGGCCACATCCAGCACCTCATCCTTGGCCCGCCCGATCATCGCGTGAATCGCGGCCGGCGGGTACCGCCGCTCGTCGAGCCCCAGCGCGGCCATGCAGTCGCGGATCACCCGGCGCTGGTCGTCCTCGTCGTAGATCGCGAACTGCGCAGGGACGCCGATCGCCTCGCAGTCGGCCCTGAGGATGCGGCTGCAGGTGGCGTGGAAGGTGCCGACCCAGATCGGGCGGGCGACCGGTCCGCCCAGCAGCGCGTCAATCCGCTCGCGCATCTCGCGCGCGGCCTTGTTGGTGAAGGTGACCGCCAGGATGCGTCCGGGAGCGATGCCTCGCTCACGGATCAGGTAGGCGATCCGGTGCGCTAGGACCCGGGTCTTGCCCGAGCCGGCACCGGCCAGCACGAGCAGCGGCCCGCCTGGATGGATAACCGCATCGCGCTGCGGAGGGTTCAGGGAGGAAAGCAGGTCCATGGTCTGCCGTCCACTATATCGGGAGGGCGGCGGCGGCGCAAACAGGGCTTGGGCCCTATGGGATCAGGTCAGTCAATCTCTGCGAACACGGTTTGAAGGGGAAGCGCGAGGTCGGGGAGCGGCAGTGCGCCCTGCAGCACCTCGTCCCGCGCGAATCGCATCACGTCGGCGTGCGCGTGAACTGTCACCGTCCGCGCGTCTGGATCGACGACCCACACCCCATGGGCGCCGGCCCGCAGGTAATCAGCTACCTTCGCCGCGACCTCGGAGGGTCGATCGTCAGGCGAGAGCACCTCGACCGCGAGATCGGGTGGACCAGGGAAGAACTTCGCGGGGAGCGGTGAGGGCACGCGTCGTTTCAGCACGACCGCGAGGTCCGGCGCCCGAACGGTCGGGGGCTCCTTGATTAGGATGAAACCGGCGTCGGACACGACGATGCCCAGACCACGGGCCGCCACATGCTCGCGGAGCCGCTGGCCCAGGCTCAGAACCAGCACCCCGTGGCGAACCCCCGGTGGGACCAGTTCGATCACCTGCCCTCCGATGAGCTCCGCCTTGGGCAACCGGTGGGCCAGGTGCCAGAACTCCTCAACGGAGACTGGGGTCCGAGTTTCAGGCGCCATGACGCAAGTATAACACCCTCCAGGTCCACCCCACATATTCATTCGGCAGCGGATTCCGTTCTTTCAGGGGGTCAGGCCGAACCGTGCGAGTAGAACGTCGGGGGCTCCTATTCCCACTCTATCGTAGCCGGGGGCTTGCTTGTGATGTCGTAGACAACCCGCGTGACGCCGGGCACCTCTCGGGTGATGCGGCTGGCCACCGCCTCGAGCACCTCTTCAGGCAGGCGCGCCCAGTCGGCGGTCATGCCGTCCTCGCTGGTCACCGCGCGCACGACGATCACCTGGCCGTAGGTGCGGGCATCGCCCATCACGCCCACGGTGCGCACCGGTAGCAGCACCCCGAACGCCTGCCAGATCTCCAGGGCAAGTCCGGCCTCCCGCAGCTCCTCCAGGATGATGGCGTCGGCTGAGCGCAGCGGCTCGAGTCGCTCGGCCGTGACCTCGCCCATGATCCGGATTGCCAGCCCCGGCCCGGGAAAAGGATGGCGCACGATCATGCGATCGGGCAGCCCGAGCTGCCTGGCGACCTCGCGCACCTCATCCTTGAACAGATCGCGGAACGGCTCCACCAGCCGCAGCCGCATCCGCTCGGGCAGGCCGCCGACGTTGTGGTGGGTCTTGATGCGGGCCGCGGTCCGGGTGCCGCTCTCGATCACGTCAGGGTAGAGCGTGCCCTGCACCAGGTACTCGATCGCGCCCAGACGCTGGGCCTCTTCCTCGAAGACGCGGACGAACTCCTCACCGATCGTGCGCCGTTTCTGCTCCGGGTCGGTCACCCCGGCCAGGTGGGCCAGGAACCGCGCCCGTGCGTCCACGTGGATCAACGGCACCTGGAAGGCATCGCGGAAGGTCTTGACCACCTGCTCCGGCTCGCCTTTCCGGAGCAGGCCGTGATCAACGAAGATGCAGGTGAGCTGGTCTCCGATGGCGCGGTGCACGAGAGCCGCCGCGGTGGCCGAATCCACGCCGCCTGAGAGCGCGCAGAGCGCCCTGCCCCTGCCCACCTGCTCCTGAATCAAAGTTACGCTGCGGTCTATGAACGACACCATCGTCCACGACGGATCGCAACCGCAGATCCCGTAGAGGAAGTTGCGCAGCACCTCGATCCCCCACGGCGTGTGGGAGACCTCGGGGTGGAACTGCAGGCCGTAGAGACGTCGTGAGCGGTCGGCCATCGCGGCCACCGGGCTGCTGTCGGTGTGGGCGAGCGCCGCAAACCCAGGCGGCAACTCGGCCACCGAGTCGCCGTGGCTCATCCAGCAGATGAGGCGGGGCTCCAGGCCGGCGAAAAGATCGCTGCCGTCGTCCACGAACAGGCGCGTGCGGCCGTACTCCCGCTGCTCGACCGCGGCGGTACGGCCGCCCAGCAGGTGCGCCATCAGCTGCATGCCGTAGCAGATCCCCAGCACCGGCACGCCCGCATCGAACAGCGCCGGATCCACCAGGAGCGCCCCTGGCTCGCACACGCTCGCCGGACCGCCGGAGAGGACGATCCCCTGCGGACGAAGGGCCAGTATCTGCTGCAGCGGTGTATCGTAGGGCAGGATGAGACTGTAGACCCGGCTTTCTCGGATGCGCCGGGCAATCAGTTGGGCGTACTGCGCGCCAAAGTCGAGAACGATCACCGGGCGAGGCACGGCGCCCGGCTGCGTGGGGAGCATGAGCTGCGGCTGCGCGGGCGTCAGCGTCCCTGCCCCACTTTCTGGCTGAACTGCGCGGCCTTGCCCTCGGTGCCAAGCGCCGGGGCGAGGACGACCTCGGCCGCGTGCATCTCGCGGATCGTCGCGGCCCCGCACAGCCCCATCGCGGTGCGCAGCGCCTCGATCAGGTTGTGCGATCCGTCGTCCACCCGAGCAGGGCCCAGCAGGATCTGCCGGAGCGCGCCCGTTGTGCCCACGCGGATTCGCGTACCGCGGGGGAGCGCGGCGTGCGGCGTGGCCATCCCCCAGTGGAAGCCGCGGCCCGGGGCCTCTTCGGCCCTCGCCAGCGCCGAGCCCAGCATGACCGCGTCGGCCCCGCACGCGATCGCCTTTGCCACGTCCCCGCCCACCGCTATGCCTCCGTCGGCCACCACCGGCACGTAGATCCCGGTCCGGCGCAGGTGGTCGTCGCGCGCGGCGGCCACATCGCAGATCGCCGTTGCCTGCGGCACACCGATGCCGAGTACCCTGCGGCTGGTGCAAGCCGCGCCCGGCCCGACCCCCACGAACAGCGCTGCGGCGCCGGCCTCCAGCAGGCCTGCCGCCGCCTCGTACCCGACGCAGTTGCCCGCCATCACCGGGACCCGTGCGCGGGCCGTGAGCGAGCGCAGCGATACCGCTCTGCCGCGCGAAGAGCGGTGTTCCTCGGTTACAACGGTGGACTGCACGAGCAACAGGTCGGCGCCGGCCTCCTCGGCCAGCGGCGCCAGGCGTCCGGCGGCGGCAGGCGTCATCGAGACCGCGCACGCGGCGCCTGCATCCTTGATGGCGCGGATGCGCGCGGCCACAAGCGCATCGTCAATGGGCGCGCGGTACAGCCGTTGGAGCAGGCCGACCACCTCGTCCGGCGCCGCGGCCGCGATCGCGTCCAGCGGTTCGGCGGGGTCGGCGTACCGCGTCTGCAGGCCTTCAAGGTTGAGCACGGCCAGGCCGCCCAGGTCCGCGATGATGCCTGCGGTGCGCACGTCCACCACGCTGTCCATTGCGGACGCCACGACAGGGAGCCGGAACGCGTGTCCGCCCACCTGCCAGGAGCAGTCCACATCCTCGGGATCCAGTGTCGAGGCCGCCGGCACCAGGGCGATATCGTCGAGACTGAAGGTGCGCCGAACCTTCCGGCCATGCCCCAGCCACTCGCCAGGTGCTTCCGGCCCGCTGACCCGGGCGGCACCGCGCGTCGGGGTCTGGACGATCATGGCTCTCGCCTCCTGTGGCTAGATGCCGTAGAGTTCTGGCTTGAGGACGCCTATGAAGGGCAGGTTCCTGTAGCGGCCCGAGTAGTCGAGTCCGTATCCGATCACGAACTTGTCGGGGATCTCGAACCCGCGGAAGTCAATCGGCACCTCGCGCCGGCGGCGGGGCCGCTTGTCCAGCAGCGCGCACACCCGCAGCGATGCCGGGTACCTGGCCTTGAGCGTCTCGAGCAGGTAGTCCATGGTCAGGCCGGTGTCAATGATGTCATCGACCACCAGCACGTGCCGACCCTCGATGCTCTGATTCAGGTCCTTGAGGATGCGGACGATGCCGCTGCTCTCGGTGGAGTCCCCGTAGGAGGCCGTGGCCATGAAGTCCACGTGGCAGGGGATCGTGATCGCCTTCAGCAGGTCCGCGAGAAAAACGAAGGCACCCGTCAGGATGCCTACTAGCAGGGGTTCTTTGGTGTCGTACTCAGTGCTGATGCGCCGTCCGAGTTCCCGGATTCGATCCTGCAGGACCTCCTCCGGGATGAGGATTTCGTCGACGTCGTCTGCCAGGCCCAACGGCGGTCCTCTCCTTGCGTGCGGATTTGAGTCATTATAAGCCGGCCCTAAACAGGGCGTCAATCGGGGGTTCGGGCGGGGCAGTGGATCAGTCTGGCCGTCCGCTGTCTAGCGCATCCGGATCTGCTCGATAACTGGAGCATCGATCCGTGTACGGTCGTCGGCTTCGGTCCACACTTCCCGGTGAACACTAGCGGGGTCACCATGGTAGAGATGGACCAGTATGCCCTCAATCTTGGCGACCTTGAGAGCTGGGATGAAATCGCTGTCCCCGGTTAGAATCGCAGCGCGGTCAATACGCTGCTTGGCTGCGAGAAGGACCATATCCACGCCTAGCATGATATCAACCCGCTTCTGCTCAAAGATCTGCTTCCCATCGGTCGCGTCTATGCCGCGGTATTCCAGCTTTCCCAGTCGGATTTCAAACCGCGGCAGACGGGAAAGGGCGTCCATGAACCTTCTCGCCCTTGCATACCTCTCGCTTTCTTCTTGGGTCGGGGGGTTACCCTGGTAAGGCATACAGTTGTAATAGTAGGCCCGCAGAAGCGCGTTTCCGCCCGCCATGAACTCGACCAGCCTCCCAAAGTCGATCCTGGCCAAGCCGAATTCGTCCCGAAGGACGGCGGACCAATACCCTCCGTCAATGAATACGGCTGTCTGGCGTGTTGGCACGGCGCAACCCCCCTAAACAACGGCACAGAAGCAGGAAGAGGAGGCCCCCTTCGGGGTCTCCTCATCTTTCCCGCCGTGCCTGTGGGACGGCGGGGAGCATATAGACTCTTCGCCCATCTATGTTACCCTCCACTCGGCATTTGTCAACAAACAGACGTTCGACTGTCAGGAGGGGTTGGCGCGGCTGCCCGGCTTGCGCACGGGCACGCCCTCCCGGCACTGAGGGCACCGGTCAGGAGCAAACGTCGGCAGGTCGAGGGTGACGAGCGCTTCCAGAGGGGCCTCCAGGTCCATGCGGCCGCCGGTCCGGTCCACCAGCGCGCCGAAGCCCACCACCTCGCCGCCGGCTGCCCCCACCAGGGAAGCCACCTCCGCGGCCGACCCTCCGGTCGTGATAACGTCCTCCACCACCAGGACCCGCTCGCCCTCGGCGATCGCGAAGCCGCGCCGCAGCGCCATCTGTCCGCCGTCCCTCTCTGCGAAGATCGCGCGCACGCCCAGTGCCCGCGCGACCTCGTGCGCAACCACCACCGCGCCCAAGGCCGGCCCGATTACCACATGCGGCCGCAGCGGCCGCAGGCGTTCGGCCAGCGCCGCACCCAAGGCCTGCGCCTCCTCTGGGTACTGGAGGATCAGTGCCGACTGCACGTAGATGGGACTGTGCAGACCGGAAGAGAGCAGGAAGTGACCGTCCGCCACCGCGCCGCGCCGGCGAAACAGGGCGAGCCAGGCCTCGCCCGTCATGCCCCAACACCTGGAGGCGGCCCGGCATCCAACATTCGCGCTGCAGGCGTCCGGCGCAGGGCAGCGGCCATCTCCTCGGCCACCGCCTGCGCGGCCCACGCCGGATCGGCCGCGGCCGTGATGGGACGGCCAACCACCAGGTAGTCGGCGCCGGCCCGCACCGCCTGCCCAGGCGTCGCCACGCGCGCCTGGTCGTGGACCGCTGCCCCAGAAGGCCGGATCGCCGGTGTCAGCACGCGGAAGGCGAGACCGCAGGCGGCCTTGATCCGCGCGCACTCCCGCGCCGACGCCACAACGCCCGCGAGGCCGGCTGCTTGGGCCCCAGCTGCGGCGCGCAATACGCTGGCGCCCACCCGGCCGGCGTCACTGGTCAGGCGCGTGACCCCGAGCACGCCGGTCGCACCGCCGGATCGCCGTGCGGCGTCTGCCGCGGCCTCCATCGCCGCTGGCCCGGCCGCGCAGTGTACGGTCAACAGCGCAACGCCGAGTTCCGCCGCGGCCGCGACGGAGCCGGCGACCGTGTGCGGGATGTCGTGGAACTTGAGGTCGAGGAAGACCTGCCCGCCGGCGGCGCGCACGGCACGCACCGCCTCGGGCCCGGCGGCGGTGAAGAGCACGGATCCTATCTTGAACCAGGGCGTCACCGGCAGCACGCGGTGGACCAGGGCTGCGGCGGCCTCCAGCGTCGGGAGGTCCAGGGCGACGACGAGGGCTGGGGTTCTGGCCAACGGCTCTAGACCGGGACCTTCACCCGGTACTCTCGGACCTCCGCGATCGGGAGGCCGAGCGCCCGGCGCGCGGCAATCCATTCTGCGATGGCATCCTTCACGTTCTCGAGGGCTTCCTGCTCTGTCATGCCTTCCGAGATCACTCCGCGCAACGCAGGAACTCGAACAACGTAGACGCCGCTGGAAGCGTCGTAGTCCATGATCGCGGTAAACTCGGTCTCCACGCCCTACTTCCCTCCCAGCAGAGCAGCCAGTTCCTCCACACCGCCCGGCAGAGCCATCCGGTCCCGAATGAATTCCAGCTCTGCTCTCCACGCGCAACGGTCGTTCAGCGCCTTGCTGGGTCGGCCCTTCGCGCTTTCGTTGCGTCCTTCCGCGCGCTCCCTCTGCATTGGTCCTCACGCCTCTCCTTCAAAGAGGTGTCCTCCAACAAGAGGAGGGACGTCATCCATGCCTTCCAGCGCCCTGGTGAGATCAGTCACCCGCTCGACGCCGTGCTCCGTCAGGTACGCCCGCAGCCCCTCTGTGATCTCCTCGGCCGTGCGCGG contains these protein-coding regions:
- a CDS encoding GuaB3 family IMP dehydrogenase-related protein, whose translation is MIVQTPTRGAARVSGPEAPGEWLGHGRKVRRTFSLDDIALVPAASTLDPEDVDCSWQVGGHAFRLPVVASAMDSVVDVRTAGIIADLGGLAVLNLEGLQTRYADPAEPLDAIAAAAPDEVVGLLQRLYRAPIDDALVAARIRAIKDAGAACAVSMTPAAAGRLAPLAEEAGADLLLVQSTVVTEEHRSSRGRAVSLRSLTARARVPVMAGNCVGYEAAAGLLEAGAAALFVGVGPGAACTSRRVLGIGVPQATAICDVAAARDDHLRRTGIYVPVVADGGIAVGGDVAKAIACGADAVMLGSALARAEEAPGRGFHWGMATPHAALPRGTRIRVGTTGALRQILLGPARVDDGSHNLIEALRTAMGLCGAATIREMHAAEVVLAPALGTEGKAAQFSQKVGQGR
- the hpt gene encoding hypoxanthine phosphoribosyltransferase, with translation MADDVDEILIPEEVLQDRIRELGRRISTEYDTKEPLLVGILTGAFVFLADLLKAITIPCHVDFMATASYGDSTESSGIVRILKDLNQSIEGRHVLVVDDIIDTGLTMDYLLETLKARYPASLRVCALLDKRPRRRREVPIDFRGFEIPDKFVIGYGLDYSGRYRNLPFIGVLKPELYGI
- a CDS encoding NYN domain-containing protein, with the protein product MPTRQTAVFIDGGYWSAVLRDEFGLARIDFGRLVEFMAGGNALLRAYYYNCMPYQGNPPTQEESERYARARRFMDALSRLPRFEIRLGKLEYRGIDATDGKQIFEQKRVDIMLGVDMVLLAAKQRIDRAAILTGDSDFIPALKVAKIEGILVHLYHGDPASVHREVWTEADDRTRIDAPVIEQIRMR
- a CDS encoding orotate phosphoribosyltransferase; translated protein: MTGEAWLALFRRRGAVADGHFLLSSGLHSPIYVQSALILQYPEEAQALGAALAERLRPLRPHVVIGPALGAVVVAHEVARALGVRAIFAERDGGQMALRRGFAIAEGERVLVVEDVITTGGSAAEVASLVGAAGGEVVGFGALVDRTGGRMDLEAPLEALVTLDLPTFAPDRCPQCREGVPVRKPGSRANPS
- the pyrF gene encoding orotidine-5'-phosphate decarboxylase, whose translation is MDCRAPGARPPDRGGPRVPGEGPGLEPLARTPALVVALDLPTLEAAAALVHRVLPVTPWFKIGSVLFTAAGPEAVRAVRAAGGQVFLDLKFHDIPHTVAGSVAAAAELGVALLTVHCAAGPAAMEAAADAARRSGGATGVLGVTRLTSDAGRVGASVLRAAAGAQAAGLAGVVASARECARIKAACGLAFRVLTPAIRPSGAAVHDQARVATPGQAVRAGADYLVVGRPITAAADPAWAAQAVAEEMAAALRRTPAARMLDAGPPPGVGA
- a CDS encoding type II toxin-antitoxin system HicB family antitoxin: MDYDASSGVYVVRVPALRGVISEGMTEQEALENVKDAIAEWIAARRALGLPIAEVREYRVKVPV